A DNA window from Propionispora vibrioides contains the following coding sequences:
- a CDS encoding LCP family protein, whose protein sequence is METRRRRIRWTRVFFLLLTLLLIITSLASVVIYAYNNMFHAATSVTASVGGREAPANHINILLLGLDDADAEDPSGPRRSDAMLVASINKDTGSVSLISIPRDTKVTIPGYKSYDKITHAYFYGGADLAKRTVEDLLRIPINYYVVVDWQAFIKVIDILGGVDLYVENDMDYEDPYANLYIHLTKGYQHLDGKASGEYVRFRHDELGDIGRVQRQQRFLKAMTDQAFQIETILKMPSIINTVNKYVTTDMQFFTLLKLANSLKNFKKGDLQAEMVPGDFATIDGVSYWVYDKEQTKQVVDKLFFDCTSEPSESAKQSAKSLQ, encoded by the coding sequence ATGGAGACCAGACGTCGCCGTATACGTTGGACAAGAGTATTTTTTCTGTTACTGACCCTGTTGCTTATCATAACATCTTTGGCAAGTGTTGTAATTTATGCATACAATAATATGTTTCATGCCGCGACGTCTGTAACCGCATCAGTTGGCGGCCGGGAAGCGCCTGCCAATCATATTAATATATTACTGCTCGGGTTAGATGATGCCGATGCGGAAGATCCATCAGGCCCCCGGCGCTCTGATGCCATGCTGGTCGCCAGCATTAATAAGGACACAGGTTCTGTCAGTCTTATATCCATTCCCCGTGATACAAAGGTAACCATTCCGGGCTATAAAAGCTATGATAAAATCACGCATGCTTACTTTTACGGAGGAGCTGATCTGGCTAAAAGAACAGTGGAAGATTTATTGAGAATACCGATCAATTATTATGTGGTTGTTGACTGGCAGGCATTTATAAAGGTTATTGATATACTGGGCGGTGTGGATCTTTACGTAGAAAATGATATGGATTATGAAGATCCTTATGCTAATCTTTACATTCATCTGACCAAAGGATATCAGCATTTAGATGGCAAGGCATCCGGCGAGTATGTACGGTTCAGGCATGACGAACTTGGTGATATTGGCCGTGTTCAGCGCCAGCAGCGCTTTCTGAAGGCAATGACTGATCAGGCTTTTCAAATTGAGACTATCCTCAAAATGCCGTCTATCATAAATACGGTAAACAAATATGTAACTACCGATATGCAGTTTTTTACCCTTTTAAAGCTTGCTAACAGTTTGAAGAATTTTAAAAAGGGCGATTTACAAGCGGAAATGGTACCTGGAGATTTTGCCACCATTGATGGAGTAAGCTATTGGGTATATGATAAAGAGCAGACAAAGCAAGTGGTCGATAAGCTTTTTTTTGATTGCACTTCAGAACCAAGTGAGTCTGCAAAACAAAGCGCTAAGAGCCTGCAGTGA
- the rsfS gene encoding ribosome silencing factor, with product MSESNSRLSELLAQAASEKKARDILILDVNGISMVADFFIICSANSTTQVKAIADNIEDKLAEQGIKLLHKEGYREGRWILLDYGSCVMHVFVEEDRIFYNLERLWGDAPVRTWED from the coding sequence ATGTCCGAATCCAATTCTCGTCTATCTGAACTACTAGCCCAAGCTGCAAGTGAAAAAAAAGCAAGAGATATACTTATCCTTGATGTAAATGGAATATCAATGGTAGCCGATTTCTTCATTATTTGCAGTGCTAATTCAACCACTCAGGTCAAAGCGATTGCTGACAATATAGAGGACAAGCTGGCGGAACAGGGAATTAAGCTATTACATAAAGAAGGATATCGTGAGGGCCGTTGGATTTTGTTAGACTACGGCTCCTGCGTTATGCATGTATTTGTCGAGGAAGATCGCATCTTTTACAATCTTGAGCGGCTTTGGGGCGATGCCCCGGTACGCACTTGGGAAGATTAG
- a CDS encoding CvfB family protein has product MKPINSHYKPGDVVTLKVARVNELGAFLDAGTGNTSDDILLHKAQQLHEVKVDETVEVYLYLDPKSRLTASMRLPQMREGQIARVRVINTTRDGAFVDIGAERGVFLPFSGMRGKVRKGDKVWAKLYRDKSDRLAVTMEVEEELQKAAKPAENVKPGDMLTGTVYNLFTEGAFLFTTERYIAFLHASEITKELRVGDELPVRITYVREDGRVNVSMRPVKEQALEVDAKKILELLDSCDGKIPYTDDTPADIIKEKFGISKSAFKRSLGTLMKAQLVKQENGWTYKIASDIPDK; this is encoded by the coding sequence ATGAAACCGATAAACAGTCACTATAAACCTGGTGATGTCGTAACTTTAAAAGTTGCCCGTGTTAATGAATTAGGTGCATTTTTAGATGCCGGAACGGGTAACACTTCCGACGATATTTTATTACATAAGGCACAGCAATTACATGAGGTAAAGGTGGATGAAACGGTCGAGGTGTATTTATACCTTGATCCGAAAAGCCGCCTAACAGCTAGTATGCGCTTGCCACAGATGCGCGAAGGGCAGATTGCAAGAGTAAGAGTTATTAATACTACCCGTGATGGGGCTTTTGTGGATATCGGCGCCGAGCGGGGCGTGTTTTTGCCTTTTAGCGGGATGCGTGGTAAGGTTCGCAAGGGAGATAAAGTCTGGGCCAAACTGTATCGTGACAAATCAGATCGGCTGGCTGTGACAATGGAAGTTGAGGAAGAATTACAAAAGGCCGCCAAACCGGCTGAAAATGTAAAACCTGGCGATATGTTAACCGGTACGGTATACAATCTTTTTACAGAAGGCGCTTTTCTCTTTACCACGGAACGATATATTGCGTTTTTACATGCCAGTGAAATTACAAAAGAACTGCGTGTTGGTGATGAACTTCCTGTGCGAATTACTTATGTAAGGGAAGACGGCCGTGTTAATGTCTCTATGCGTCCGGTCAAGGAACAGGCTCTGGAAGTGGATGCAAAAAAAATTTTAGAATTACTGGATTCCTGTGATGGAAAGATTCCCTATACAGACGATACGCCTGCCGATATCATCAAAGAAAAATTTGGCATAAGCAAATCCGCCTTTAAGCGATCCCTGGGAACTTTAATGAAAGCCCAGTTGGTCAAACAGGAAAACGGCTGGACATATAAAATTGCTTCCGATATACCGGACAAATAG
- a CDS encoding chemotaxis protein CheV: protein MSESTLGKKGILLETGTNEFEIIEFTVGNVSYGINVAKVREVINPVSVTKMPHSHPYVDGVFTLRGRVMPLVNLPRCLDVEDQSNTKNIIVSELNNYYVGFLVDSVSRIYRVSWTAMEPPPDISDSDMVVGLIKMSDKIIVLLDFEKIVSVINPEINVKLTTIPKTGPDLTKIRQSKTVLVAEDSPMLRELLVGTLHTAGYEDVRAYHNGKEAWAALEEMGADGTPIATKLQIVITDIEMPQMDGHHLLKKIREHQILKELPVIIFSSLINEEMRRKGEAIGADGQISKPEISQLIDLIDKIIL from the coding sequence ATGAGTGAAAGTACTTTAGGGAAAAAGGGTATACTATTAGAAACAGGAACAAATGAGTTCGAAATTATTGAATTTACTGTAGGCAATGTTAGTTATGGAATCAACGTGGCTAAAGTCCGTGAGGTAATTAATCCCGTTTCCGTTACCAAAATGCCGCATTCACATCCCTATGTCGATGGTGTATTTACTTTGCGTGGCAGAGTGATGCCTTTGGTTAACCTGCCTAGATGTTTGGATGTTGAAGACCAGTCTAATACTAAGAATATTATTGTAAGTGAGTTGAATAACTATTATGTAGGTTTCCTGGTAGACAGCGTATCACGCATCTATCGCGTCTCCTGGACGGCGATGGAGCCGCCGCCGGATATCAGTGATTCTGACATGGTTGTTGGGCTCATAAAGATGTCGGATAAAATCATTGTTTTGCTCGATTTTGAAAAAATAGTTTCGGTGATTAATCCGGAAATTAACGTTAAACTGACTACCATTCCCAAAACTGGCCCTGACTTGACTAAGATACGGCAAAGCAAGACAGTGCTGGTAGCGGAAGATTCGCCCATGCTTCGTGAGCTGTTGGTTGGTACCTTGCATACGGCAGGGTATGAAGATGTACGGGCGTACCATAATGGCAAAGAGGCTTGGGCTGCGCTTGAGGAAATGGGCGCAGACGGAACGCCTATTGCTACCAAATTGCAAATCGTGATTACTGATATTGAGATGCCTCAAATGGATGGACATCACTTGCTCAAGAAAATTAGAGAACATCAAATATTGAAGGAATTACCGGTTATTATTTTCTCCTCTTTGATCAATGAAGAGATGCGCCGAAAAGGTGAAGCCATTGGAGCGGATGGCCAGATATCAAAACCGGAAATCTCACAGTTAATTGATTTGATTGATAAAATTATTTTATAA
- a CDS encoding polysaccharide deacetylase family protein yields MKRFHIMLYATFLLTVISGLTTNHLANDQTISGVSTTDKVVALTIDDGPHYKVTPQILTILKEKQVRATFFVLGENVEHCPQIFAQEVADGHEIGTHTYSHKTLSKLSPQKLSEEFDKAEKVIRTTAPKPTLFRPPGGFYNSQVLALAHQKGYQVVLWSVDPQDWNRPPTQEVIDKVLKEVKPGSIILLHDGQYPLPTPQALGVIIDRLRERGYEFVTVSELLQHREMLPIFNMGRKWLSRF; encoded by the coding sequence TTGAAAAGATTTCATATTATGCTGTATGCTACGTTTCTTTTAACAGTGATCAGCGGCTTAACCACCAATCACTTAGCTAATGATCAAACGATTTCGGGAGTCTCAACCACGGACAAGGTCGTTGCTTTAACCATTGATGATGGGCCTCATTATAAAGTAACTCCACAAATTTTGACAATTCTTAAAGAGAAACAGGTCAGAGCTACTTTTTTTGTTTTAGGTGAGAATGTAGAACATTGCCCTCAAATCTTCGCGCAGGAAGTGGCTGATGGCCATGAGATCGGTACTCATACTTATAGCCATAAAACATTATCAAAATTAAGTCCGCAAAAACTGTCCGAAGAATTTGACAAAGCTGAAAAGGTTATCCGAACAACAGCTCCCAAGCCGACGCTGTTTCGTCCTCCCGGAGGATTTTATAATTCGCAAGTACTTGCACTCGCTCACCAAAAGGGATATCAAGTAGTTCTATGGTCAGTCGATCCGCAAGACTGGAATCGCCCGCCTACACAAGAAGTGATTGATAAGGTTTTAAAAGAGGTGAAACCGGGGAGTATTATTTTGCTTCACGATGGACAATATCCCCTTCCTACGCCGCAAGCTCTTGGTGTGATTATCGACCGCCTGCGTGAACGTGGCTACGAGTTTGTAACTGTCAGCGAGTTATTGCAGCATAGAGAAATGTTGCCCATATTTAATATGGGCAGGAAGTGGCTTTCCCGATTTTAA
- a CDS encoding 3D domain-containing protein has product MKHSGRKKRRTKGKLKHIAAAVAGAAIMSSMVLPGIPATVAHAAKNTSNQSAHTSHHETRKSESKHQAAPDNYEDVVHVKATAYAPGPHDNDQWGNKTYLGTHVRPGIIAVDPDVIPLGSKVLIQYPDGRSSYAVAEDVGGAIKGNRIDVAKWTVDEAKDFGMKDAKVFILEKGDTK; this is encoded by the coding sequence ATGAAACATTCCGGTCGTAAAAAAAGACGTACGAAAGGAAAACTAAAGCATATTGCAGCAGCTGTTGCCGGTGCTGCAATTATGTCCTCCATGGTTTTACCTGGAATCCCTGCAACAGTCGCTCATGCAGCTAAAAATACCTCAAATCAATCGGCTCACACTAGCCATCATGAGACACGGAAATCAGAGTCCAAACATCAGGCGGCACCGGACAACTATGAGGATGTTGTTCATGTGAAAGCTACGGCATATGCCCCGGGACCTCACGATAATGATCAATGGGGCAATAAAACCTATTTGGGTACCCATGTTCGTCCAGGCATTATTGCGGTGGACCCGGACGTCATTCCGTTGGGGTCAAAAGTTCTTATACAATACCCTGATGGACGGAGTTCCTATGCTGTGGCAGAAGATGTAGGCGGAGCCATTAAGGGAAATCGAATTGACGTGGCCAAGTGGACGGTGGATGAAGCCAAAGATTTCGGTATGAAAGATGCAAAGGTGTTTATTTTGGAAAAGGGAGATACTAAATAA
- a CDS encoding NAD(P)/FAD-dependent oxidoreductase: MYDVCIIGAGVVGMNIARELTKYNLKICVLEKEEDVSCGCSKANSGIVHGGYTDKPGTLKAKLCIQGNRMYDQLNQELHFGYRETGAFVLAFEEEDLPQIQNLYDMGIQNGVQDLKVINRQEVLKLEPHVNENIKGALYIKHVGVTSPYEFVIALAENAIANGAEIKFNAEVAGITKEDDGSFTITTSADDKVTARYLINAAGIFSDKISAMVGIGDYKITPRRGQYLLLDKEESYLVNSVIFQVPTKMGKGILVTTTYHGNLMIGPNAEEIDDKNDVSTDEKTLDHIIATARKSVPHFNMQKVLKSFAGNRPVSGLKDWIIEESPVKNFIHLIGVDSPGLTASPAIAQYVLAILQNSGLSLIKNETFDPYRKPIIKIKEQDFKGDINASDPQEHLICRCERVTEAEIVDCLQRGIPIRSLDAISRRTRAGFGTCQGAFCGPRVKKLIAETLGISPEEIKEKSSASSLLAQRVKRMNLKKL; this comes from the coding sequence ATGTATGATGTATGTATTATCGGCGCTGGCGTAGTAGGTATGAATATCGCCAGAGAATTAACAAAATATAATCTGAAAATCTGTGTTTTAGAAAAAGAGGAGGATGTAAGCTGTGGCTGTTCTAAGGCCAATAGCGGCATCGTGCATGGTGGGTATACTGATAAGCCAGGCACACTAAAGGCAAAACTTTGTATCCAAGGTAATCGAATGTATGATCAATTAAACCAAGAACTTCATTTCGGTTATCGTGAAACCGGTGCTTTTGTATTAGCTTTTGAGGAAGAAGATCTTCCTCAAATTCAGAATTTGTATGATATGGGGATTCAAAATGGAGTTCAGGATTTAAAAGTTATTAATCGGCAGGAAGTTTTAAAGCTGGAACCTCATGTGAATGAAAATATTAAAGGAGCCTTATACATAAAACATGTCGGTGTAACATCTCCTTACGAATTTGTTATTGCTCTCGCTGAAAACGCTATAGCCAATGGAGCTGAAATTAAATTCAATGCGGAGGTTGCTGGCATTACCAAAGAGGATGATGGCAGCTTTACGATTACGACCAGTGCCGACGACAAAGTAACAGCCCGCTATCTTATTAATGCCGCAGGAATCTTTAGCGACAAAATTTCAGCGATGGTAGGTATTGGGGATTATAAAATTACACCTCGCCGTGGGCAGTATTTATTATTGGATAAGGAAGAAAGTTATCTGGTTAATTCGGTTATCTTCCAGGTTCCTACCAAAATGGGGAAGGGAATTTTGGTAACTACGACCTATCATGGAAATCTTATGATTGGTCCTAATGCCGAAGAAATTGATGACAAAAACGATGTAAGTACCGATGAAAAAACTTTGGATCATATTATAGCAACAGCCAGAAAATCTGTTCCTCATTTTAATATGCAAAAAGTATTAAAATCATTTGCCGGCAATCGGCCTGTATCCGGCTTGAAAGACTGGATCATTGAAGAAAGTCCGGTAAAGAATTTTATTCATTTAATCGGTGTTGATTCACCGGGACTAACAGCTTCACCGGCGATTGCACAATATGTATTGGCTATCTTACAAAACTCCGGGTTGTCTTTAATCAAAAATGAAACATTTGATCCCTATCGTAAACCAATCATTAAAATAAAAGAGCAGGATTTTAAAGGAGATATAAATGCCTCAGATCCTCAGGAACATCTTATTTGTCGCTGCGAACGGGTAACGGAAGCAGAAATTGTGGATTGTCTGCAGCGCGGTATTCCGATTCGTTCCCTGGATGCTATAAGCCGTCGAACAAGGGCTGGCTTTGGAACCTGCCAGGGCGCATTCTGCGGTCCTCGCGTGAAAAAATTAATAGCGGAAACACTGGGAATCAGTCCAGAAGAGATCAAGGAAAAAAGTAGCGCATCTTCTTTATTAGCACAGCGTGTGAAGCGGATGAATCTTAAAAAATTGTGA
- a CDS encoding metal-dependent hydrolase, whose translation MDTAFHALIGFALAGMSGHTPAITDPVFIATILGAQAPDLDIIAQLKGSMTYLKQHRAFSHSFPGIAAFSALIATGMHFFCNQWSWYFLFGWSFIGGLSHILCDYLNTHGAALLWPFRKERLSCHLLNVFDPVLLLMFLLLDSDLMATNPTVWGIVVLSSLYLMLRLFLKQKAFLQLKTFFTAHKIERILIMPSLRKVHQWDFVVQTPEYYIIGQVKLFFRSVQIITMLPNFHMSSRMAQAEKTFLGQFFKTFSPFVYFEEQAEENAIKIYDLRYSSNQQFLHSATILFNQANLPATSYMHSYGRTIKVPC comes from the coding sequence GTGGATACAGCTTTTCACGCGCTCATCGGTTTTGCTCTGGCCGGCATGTCCGGACATACGCCAGCAATCACCGATCCTGTTTTTATCGCAACGATTTTAGGGGCTCAGGCGCCTGACCTGGATATTATCGCTCAATTGAAAGGAAGTATGACTTATCTAAAGCAACATAGAGCATTTTCGCACTCGTTTCCCGGAATCGCAGCCTTTTCGGCACTTATTGCCACAGGCATGCATTTTTTTTGTAATCAATGGAGCTGGTATTTTCTCTTTGGCTGGTCTTTTATCGGAGGATTATCTCATATACTTTGCGATTATTTGAATACTCATGGTGCAGCTTTATTGTGGCCATTCAGAAAAGAACGTTTGAGCTGTCACTTATTGAATGTTTTTGATCCAGTTTTATTGCTGATGTTTTTATTGCTGGATAGCGATCTTATGGCTACAAACCCGACGGTATGGGGTATTGTTGTACTAAGCTCCCTCTATCTTATGCTTCGCCTTTTCTTGAAACAAAAAGCCTTCCTCCAGCTTAAAACGTTTTTTACGGCCCATAAAATTGAACGAATATTGATTATGCCTTCCTTACGTAAAGTCCATCAATGGGACTTTGTCGTACAAACTCCGGAATACTATATAATTGGACAAGTCAAATTATTTTTCCGCTCCGTTCAGATCATAACCATGCTGCCCAACTTTCATATGAGTTCCCGTATGGCGCAAGCCGAAAAAACATTTTTAGGTCAATTTTTTAAAACATTCTCCCCTTTTGTTTACTTTGAAGAACAAGCGGAAGAGAATGCGATAAAAATATATGATCTTCGTTATAGTTCCAATCAGCAGTTTCTGCATTCCGCCACTATTTTGTTTAATCAAGCCAATCTTCCGGCTACTTCCTATATGCATTCTTATGGCCGCACTATTAAAGTGCCTTGTTAA
- a CDS encoding SulP family inorganic anion transporter: MNRAIRIPIKRYLTRCFKKDLVSGLTVGVVSLPLAMAFAIASGVKPEYGIYTTIIAACLVALLGGTKFQVSGPTGAFIPILLSIVLTYGYENLLVAGFLSGLLLIAMGLLGMGSLIKFIPRSVTIGFTAGIAVTIFTGQIVNFLGLSGVERHESFIAIMRDIGAHLYTTNIYSVITASICLAVILITPRFFPRLPGALIGILVSTTVTTIFYPQEVTTIASAFGGIPSGLPQLVIPEVSIDKIEQLFQPALTIAILGAIESLLSAVVADGMAGTQHNSNKELIGQGIANLVSPLFGGIPATGAIARTATNIKTGAATRYSVVISGIFVFFTLLLLAPYAGLIPLSSMAPVLMLVSYNMSEHQAFADIVKVRTFSSVVLLISFVLTVFVNLTIAVEVGLLLAMMLFVKRMSEITAVKPVVFDRSSNLIEVVDDEVPEEYSCPQISIYSIDGPLFFGAAQMFSQSVMKMINYEPSIIILRMSKVSIIDITGENHLRKIIERLRMRKITVLIAGLQGQPKKKLETTGLYDDIGEDHFFPHTVNAIDYAMKQIDTRHCSRCQKDVFQQCVLAGKIQHNADRSSK, encoded by the coding sequence ATGAACCGCGCTATCCGCATACCGATTAAACGTTACCTTACCCGCTGTTTCAAGAAAGATTTAGTTTCGGGGCTCACAGTGGGAGTCGTTTCATTACCATTGGCCATGGCTTTTGCCATTGCTTCCGGTGTAAAACCGGAATATGGGATCTACACAACAATTATTGCCGCCTGCCTGGTTGCGCTGCTTGGCGGAACCAAATTTCAGGTTTCCGGTCCGACCGGAGCCTTTATCCCGATTCTACTTTCCATTGTTTTAACTTACGGTTATGAGAACTTGCTTGTCGCAGGATTTCTGTCCGGTTTGCTGTTAATTGCCATGGGGCTTTTGGGCATGGGGTCTTTAATAAAGTTTATTCCCCGTTCAGTAACCATCGGCTTTACAGCCGGTATTGCCGTCACCATTTTTACCGGACAAATCGTTAATTTTCTTGGTCTTAGCGGCGTTGAGCGTCATGAAAGCTTCATTGCTATCATGCGGGATATCGGTGCTCATCTTTATACCACGAATATCTACAGCGTAATAACAGCGTCTATCTGTCTGGCTGTTATACTCATTACACCGCGTTTTTTCCCCAGACTGCCCGGTGCACTTATTGGCATATTGGTTTCTACCACTGTGACCACGATCTTTTATCCCCAGGAAGTGACGACGATCGCTTCGGCCTTTGGCGGTATTCCCAGCGGCTTGCCGCAATTGGTTATTCCGGAAGTTTCTATCGATAAAATAGAACAGCTTTTTCAACCTGCCCTTACCATTGCCATTTTAGGCGCTATTGAATCACTCTTATCGGCGGTTGTTGCCGACGGTATGGCCGGAACTCAACACAATAGCAATAAGGAATTGATTGGACAGGGCATCGCCAATTTGGTAAGTCCTCTTTTTGGCGGCATTCCCGCCACAGGAGCCATCGCCCGGACTGCCACTAACATTAAAACAGGAGCGGCTACCCGCTATTCTGTTGTTATTTCCGGCATTTTCGTATTCTTTACTTTATTATTGCTGGCACCGTATGCCGGATTGATCCCGCTATCCAGCATGGCTCCTGTCCTGATGCTCGTTTCTTACAATATGAGCGAACATCAGGCCTTCGCCGATATTGTAAAAGTGCGTACATTCAGTAGTGTTGTTTTACTTATTTCTTTCGTTCTCACCGTATTTGTCAATTTAACAATAGCCGTTGAAGTAGGTTTGCTGTTGGCTATGATGCTGTTTGTAAAACGCATGAGTGAAATCACGGCGGTCAAGCCGGTGGTTTTTGACCGTAGCAGCAACCTGATCGAAGTCGTCGACGATGAAGTGCCGGAAGAATACTCCTGTCCGCAAATCAGTATTTATAGCATTGACGGACCTTTATTTTTCGGCGCAGCCCAGATGTTTTCCCAAAGTGTTATGAAAATGATCAACTACGAACCCAGCATTATTATCTTACGCATGAGTAAAGTATCCATTATTGATATTACGGGGGAAAATCATTTAAGAAAAATAATCGAACGTTTGAGAATGAGAAAGATCACTGTACTGATTGCCGGCCTGCAGGGACAACCTAAGAAGAAGCTGGAGACCACAGGCTTGTACGACGATATTGGAGAGGATCATTTTTTTCCTCATACGGTCAATGCCATCGATTATGCCATGAAGCAAATTGACACCCGTCATTGTTCCCGGTGTCAAAAAGACGTCTTTCAACAATGCGTGTTAGCGGGAAAAATACAGCACAATGCCGATAGAAGCAGCAAATGA
- a CDS encoding RidA family protein, which yields MKTVINTDRAPQAIGPYSQAIKANGFLFLSGQIPLDPISGQIVYGGTVMQTYQVLNNIKVILEKEGLTFANAVKTTVFLKDISDFADVNKVYAEYFTEEPPARSCVEVARLPRDVQIEIEVIAAY from the coding sequence ATGAAAACCGTTATAAATACCGACCGTGCGCCACAGGCCATCGGACCCTATTCACAGGCGATTAAAGCAAATGGTTTTTTGTTCCTGTCCGGACAAATCCCCTTAGATCCTATTAGCGGGCAAATTGTATACGGTGGTACAGTGATGCAGACCTACCAGGTTTTAAATAATATAAAGGTCATACTGGAAAAAGAGGGCTTGACGTTTGCCAATGCAGTCAAAACAACCGTATTTTTGAAAGATATAAGTGATTTTGCGGATGTAAATAAAGTGTATGCGGAATATTTTACGGAAGAACCGCCGGCCAGAAGCTGTGTTGAAGTGGCCAGATTGCCGCGGGATGTGCAGATCGAAATAGAAGTGATTGCTGCCTACTAA
- a CDS encoding Asp23/Gls24 family envelope stress response protein has protein sequence MSNQNHVVRNESSDVGAIRIADEVVGIIAGMAATEISGVAGMSGGLVGGIAEMLGKKNLAKGVKVEVGEKEAAVDLYIIVEYGVRIPDVALQVQENVKRAIETMTGLDVVEINIHIQGVGFGQDNKDEDIRVR, from the coding sequence TTGAGTAACCAGAACCATGTCGTAAGAAATGAATCGAGTGATGTGGGGGCTATCCGGATAGCCGATGAAGTGGTAGGAATTATTGCAGGTATGGCCGCAACGGAAATTTCGGGCGTAGCAGGAATGAGCGGAGGCCTCGTAGGCGGCATTGCCGAAATGCTAGGGAAAAAAAACCTGGCTAAAGGGGTCAAAGTGGAAGTCGGAGAAAAAGAAGCGGCCGTAGATTTATATATTATTGTAGAGTATGGGGTACGTATTCCCGATGTCGCTCTGCAGGTTCAGGAGAATGTGAAACGGGCTATTGAAACGATGACAGGACTGGATGTTGTGGAAATTAATATTCACATTCAAGGGGTTGGATTTGGGCAAGATAATAAAGATGAGGACATTCGTGTACGGTAA
- the amaP gene encoding alkaline shock response membrane anchor protein AmaP, producing MGIIDRVILSIYTLLLAFLSLGVILISLRLISLEWVQTSIAYLYGHWEAGLVAAVFFLVSVRLLLAGVRSRAERSKNTIVHHTDMGDVNISLDAVRNLVEKISRNTRGVRGVKVFVTHDEQGLKVMLRAVISPESNVPSVSAEVQRRVHEYIKNTVGVELSHIHILVENISNEFKTKHRVE from the coding sequence ATGGGAATCATTGATCGTGTCATTCTTTCAATTTATACACTACTATTAGCGTTCTTATCTTTAGGCGTAATCTTAATTTCTTTACGCCTAATTTCTTTAGAATGGGTGCAGACAAGCATTGCCTATCTGTATGGTCATTGGGAAGCCGGTCTGGTTGCTGCTGTCTTTTTTCTTGTAAGTGTCCGGCTTTTATTAGCAGGGGTGCGTTCACGGGCCGAACGGTCAAAAAACACCATAGTTCACCATACCGACATGGGGGATGTTAACATATCTTTGGATGCCGTTAGGAATCTGGTGGAAAAGATATCGAGAAACACACGCGGTGTTCGTGGTGTCAAAGTATTTGTTACGCATGACGAACAAGGCCTTAAAGTAATGCTGCGCGCCGTTATTAGTCCGGAAAGCAATGTTCCCAGTGTATCTGCCGAAGTGCAAAGACGGGTTCATGAATACATCAAAAATACAGTCGGTGTTGAATTATCCCATATACATATCCTGGTTGAAAATATTTCTAATGAATTTAAGACCAAACATCGTGTGGAATAA
- a CDS encoding DUF2273 domain-containing protein, giving the protein MNSKLLAEIWQNHSGKISGAAIGLLIGIFIITFGFFRTIFVLLCMIAGYVIGKRIDEKEDIMDILEKLLPPGYHR; this is encoded by the coding sequence ATGAACTCCAAGCTATTGGCAGAAATATGGCAAAATCATAGTGGGAAAATTTCGGGAGCTGCGATTGGCTTGCTAATCGGAATTTTTATTATTACCTTCGGCTTTTTCCGCACAATTTTCGTATTATTATGTATGATAGCCGGTTATGTTATAGGAAAACGTATTGATGAAAAAGAAGATATTATGGATATATTGGAAAAATTGCTGCCGCCCGGATATCATCGCTAG
- the nusB gene encoding transcription antitermination factor NusB: MSRRKAREMALQTLFQLDFNSADYNDALGLVFDENLQVSAKAKEYTEQLVQGTQAHLEEIDNIISKVSNEWKLERMTGVDRNIARIAVYEMTYSEEKLPPNVVINEAVELAKAFGTEDSSRFVNGILGSLVKSRQ, encoded by the coding sequence ATGAGTCGCCGGAAAGCCAGGGAAATGGCATTACAGACTTTATTTCAACTTGATTTTAATTCTGCCGATTATAACGATGCGCTTGGATTGGTATTTGACGAAAATCTGCAGGTAAGTGCCAAAGCAAAAGAATATACCGAGCAGCTTGTCCAGGGAACGCAAGCTCATCTGGAGGAAATAGACAATATCATTTCAAAGGTCTCCAACGAATGGAAGCTGGAACGTATGACAGGTGTCGACCGTAATATCGCTCGCATCGCCGTTTATGAAATGACCTATAGCGAGGAAAAGCTGCCTCCCAATGTGGTAATCAATGAAGCGGTCGAACTGGCCAAAGCATTTGGTACGGAGGACTCCAGTCGTTTTGTGAATGGTATTTTAGGTTCTCTGGTAAAAAGCCGGCAGTGA